The following are from one region of the Candidatus Zixiibacteriota bacterium genome:
- a CDS encoding HEAT repeat domain-containing protein has product MDNSNFVPASEISRVLADLMKTIKAVSVYPENNPVPTKLKESFIERFTELIQDSNGLKFTIHQNQIYHNDRSVYADREDEDALAGLFFNSGINEISFDAAFDYENAGYFFRTIKKYVNREEGAQDLSSLLWQAAIEGFSYSTVEDIALKEYDGNFAVQETNLDDSHFIKQSSGSDSDSGKVQYASIFLNDSDEVAVATAPPPPGLSSVPDDPAEKYMGLQAMPERSPLSIHDTAMILNNTYMLEESDRNFINRVLDEDGDFDMFDSTIDLLREIIFHEQEYPEFNETVTIMEKIQTEFLKVSQLDYAGMILSNLQHLSGLLDERNKVWKDRIQNALDTACGHEKFSYLKDILNENASIGPDALGRYLDHFDWKAVSAAVDLLGELEHRDHRFAVCDFLSEQGKDQVDLIAKGIFDRRWFVVRNAVDILARIGNDKAISYLEKALNHQEPRVRLQIIRGLNRRENEKSTGLLIKLVWDPDAIVSQMAFESILNLTGTQGLNVLTTIINDDRFATLSERHQEKCILMLSKLGGEHTVNYLVSLINGWGAGRSQIREFYQRVAFNALAHNRSEKAEKALLKLAHSWRKNLRKMATEALKKRREIKTLGEQ; this is encoded by the coding sequence ATGGATAATTCCAACTTCGTACCCGCCAGTGAAATCTCCCGGGTCCTTGCCGACCTGATGAAAACCATCAAGGCCGTTTCCGTATATCCCGAGAATAATCCCGTTCCGACAAAATTAAAAGAATCGTTTATCGAGCGATTCACCGAACTGATCCAGGACTCGAACGGACTCAAATTCACCATTCATCAGAATCAGATTTATCATAATGATCGATCGGTCTACGCCGATCGGGAGGACGAAGATGCTCTGGCCGGGTTGTTTTTCAATTCCGGCATCAATGAAATCTCTTTTGATGCCGCTTTTGATTATGAAAACGCCGGGTACTTCTTCCGGACGATAAAAAAATATGTCAATCGCGAGGAAGGCGCTCAGGATTTGAGCAGTCTGCTCTGGCAGGCGGCAATCGAGGGGTTCTCATACAGCACCGTCGAGGATATTGCCCTCAAGGAATACGATGGGAATTTCGCCGTCCAGGAAACCAACCTGGATGACAGCCACTTTATTAAACAATCGTCCGGGTCGGATTCGGATTCCGGCAAGGTTCAGTACGCCAGTATTTTCCTCAATGACAGCGACGAAGTTGCGGTGGCAACCGCTCCGCCTCCGCCGGGATTATCATCGGTGCCGGATGATCCGGCCGAGAAATATATGGGTTTGCAGGCGATGCCGGAGCGTTCCCCGCTGTCCATCCACGATACCGCCATGATTCTCAATAATACCTATATGCTGGAAGAGTCGGACCGCAATTTCATTAATCGTGTTCTTGATGAAGATGGTGATTTCGACATGTTCGACAGCACTATCGATTTGCTCCGTGAAATAATTTTCCATGAGCAGGAATATCCCGAATTCAATGAGACCGTGACAATCATGGAGAAAATTCAAACCGAGTTCCTTAAAGTCAGTCAGCTTGATTATGCCGGAATGATCCTTTCCAATCTTCAACACCTTTCAGGTCTTCTTGATGAAAGGAATAAGGTCTGGAAAGACCGGATCCAAAACGCTCTGGATACCGCCTGCGGCCACGAAAAGTTTTCTTATCTCAAGGATATTCTCAATGAAAACGCTTCTATCGGCCCCGATGCGCTGGGACGCTATCTGGATCATTTTGACTGGAAAGCAGTCTCGGCGGCAGTTGATCTGCTGGGAGAACTGGAACATCGCGATCATCGTTTCGCAGTGTGTGATTTTCTCTCTGAACAGGGCAAAGATCAGGTCGATCTGATCGCCAAAGGGATTTTTGACCGACGCTGGTTCGTGGTCCGCAATGCGGTCGATATCCTGGCCCGCATCGGCAACGATAAAGCCATTTCTTACCTTGAAAAAGCCCTGAATCATCAGGAGCCAAGGGTCAGACTGCAGATCATCCGAGGCTTGAATCGTCGTGAAAATGAAAAAAGTACCGGCCTTTTAATCAAGCTGGTCTGGGACCCCGATGCAATTGTCAGCCAGATGGCCTTCGAGTCCATTCTTAACCTGACCGGAACCCAGGGACTCAATGTCCTGACAACCATCATCAATGATGATCGCTTTGCCACTCTCAGCGAAAGACATCAGGAAAAATGTATCCTGATGCTGTCAAAATTGGGCGGTGAGCATACCGTCAACTACCTGGTATCGCTAATAAACGGGTGGGGCGCGGGACGAAGTCAGATCCGAGAATTTTACCAGCGGGTGGCATTCAATGCTCTGGCCCACAATCGCTCGGAAAAAGCCGAAAAAGCGCTGTTGAAATTGGCTCATTCCTGGCGCAAAAACTTGAGGAAAATGGCCACCGAGGCGCTTAAAAAACGGCGAGAAATAAAAACATTGGGTGAACAATGA